A portion of the Sulfuriferula sp. AH1 genome contains these proteins:
- a CDS encoding ABC transporter ATP-binding protein: MTSSIQCPVPVPGVYQLEVQAIHQGYDDQAVVKGLSFKLAQGTIGCLLGPSGCGKTTVLRGVAGFEPVGGGEIIINGASVSRSGFMLPPEQRRVGMVFQDYALFPHLNVADNIGFGLHGMSRRERVQRVTELLEVVGLPDSGRKFSHELSGGQQQRVALARALAPCPALLLLDEPFSSLDVALRERLGQEVRDILKQQNTTALMVTHDQNEAFAIADEIGVMNHGILQQWDTAYNLYHQPASRFVADFIGEGVLIPGTVRNGNQVETVLGTLAGEIPPQCGSACKVEVLLRPDDVVHDDASTMQAEVVHKVFRGADILYTLMLAGGQKVLSLVSSHHNHAYGEMIGIRIEADHVVVFPCAAA; this comes from the coding sequence ATGACTAGTTCTATACAATGCCCCGTCCCTGTGCCAGGCGTTTATCAGTTGGAAGTACAGGCAATACACCAGGGATATGATGACCAGGCGGTGGTGAAAGGCCTTTCCTTCAAGCTTGCTCAAGGCACTATCGGCTGCCTGCTCGGCCCTTCCGGTTGTGGTAAAACCACTGTGCTGCGCGGCGTCGCTGGCTTCGAGCCGGTTGGCGGCGGGGAGATAATAATTAACGGCGCCAGCGTGAGCCGGTCTGGTTTTATGCTGCCGCCCGAACAAAGACGGGTTGGCATGGTGTTTCAGGACTATGCCTTGTTCCCCCATCTCAACGTGGCTGATAACATAGGCTTTGGTCTGCATGGTATGAGCAGGCGGGAGCGTGTCCAGCGTGTAACAGAGCTGCTCGAGGTCGTGGGCCTGCCGGACAGTGGCCGTAAATTTTCCCATGAATTATCGGGTGGACAGCAGCAGCGTGTTGCCCTGGCCAGAGCCTTGGCCCCATGCCCCGCTCTATTGCTGCTGGATGAGCCCTTCTCCAGTCTGGATGTCGCGCTGCGCGAGCGGCTTGGACAGGAAGTGCGCGACATCCTCAAGCAGCAGAACACCACGGCGCTGATGGTCACGCATGATCAGAATGAGGCGTTTGCTATCGCCGACGAGATCGGCGTAATGAATCATGGGATACTGCAACAATGGGATACTGCTTATAATCTTTATCACCAACCAGCCAGCCGTTTTGTCGCTGATTTTATCGGCGAAGGGGTGCTGATACCAGGTACTGTACGCAATGGTAATCAGGTAGAAACCGTTTTGGGTACCCTGGCAGGGGAAATACCGCCGCAATGCGGTAGTGCATGCAAAGTGGAAGTGCTGTTGCGTCCGGATGATGTTGTGCATGATGATGCAAGTACCATGCAAGCCGAAGTGGTGCACAAAGTGTTTCGCGGTGCAGACATACTCTACACGCTTATGCTTGCAGGAGGGCAGAAGGTATTATCTCTGGTATCCAGTCATCACAATCATGCCTATGGAGAGATGATCGGTATCCGCATCGAGGCTGACCATGTCGTTGTGTTCCCTTGTGCTGCAGCGTGA
- a CDS encoding alkaline phosphatase family protein, with product MATSLLLSGLPAYAAHAKAATGSRHVIIFVWDGLRPDSVTKADTPNLYRMRAAGVNFTANHATYPTFTMMNAASFATGSFPEHTGFYGNTVWHASTTGNNSHGKPVDFQQPQFTEDYGILDALNASYNDHLLMVGTLFQAAQAHGTTTAAIGKSGPAYLQDFQRGGLLLDERTVLPLSLAQELQAAGVALPKTAPLTDSNATLVLKDDNGDPTAFGKVSKLDDKVTTDPTDASGSPYSKANAYMMHTYLEHILPDHNPGLSLVWLRNPDSTQHNYGPGTANARDALHAQDKLLGELQAKLKALHLANTTDIVVVSDHGHSTVAGDATWFPLRVIADGKPGQTSELAYSVSGDVRTADLLTRAGFTAFDGKGCLLDPVMSGIRADNVPVYATRTDKDGSVCGKPGQQYTTASFKVPATLPLDKHPVVIAANGGSDYLYLPDHDADTVARVVRFVQSRPEYGAVFVDSRYGKLPGTLPLQLVHLENTEGRNPDVVVSFNFNDKAVVQGMPGTEYESAGNNRGMHGSFSPIDVHNTLIAYGPDFRRSYRDIAPSGNVDVAPTIAHIMGLKLAGDGHDGRVLMEALRTTGAGYKPKMTRHVMLSSRVDDLIVVYPTDPDGKDINSSQHHYRIELNTHTLYQHGKPYTYFDSAKAIRN from the coding sequence ATGGCTACAAGCCTGCTACTGTCAGGGCTACCCGCCTACGCTGCCCACGCCAAAGCTGCCACCGGTTCCCGCCATGTCATCATTTTCGTATGGGACGGTCTGCGCCCGGATTCTGTGACTAAAGCCGACACGCCCAACCTGTACCGCATGCGCGCGGCGGGGGTGAATTTCACCGCCAATCACGCGACCTACCCAACCTTTACCATGATGAATGCGGCCAGCTTTGCGACCGGCAGTTTCCCTGAGCATACCGGGTTCTATGGCAATACGGTATGGCACGCCAGCACTACGGGCAACAACTCGCACGGCAAGCCGGTGGATTTCCAGCAGCCGCAATTTACCGAAGACTACGGCATCCTGGATGCACTGAATGCTTCCTACAACGACCATTTGCTGATGGTCGGCACCCTGTTCCAGGCCGCACAGGCCCATGGCACCACGACTGCCGCCATCGGTAAATCCGGCCCGGCCTATCTGCAGGATTTCCAGCGCGGCGGCTTGTTGCTGGATGAGCGCACGGTATTGCCACTGAGTCTGGCGCAGGAACTGCAGGCTGCGGGCGTGGCCTTGCCCAAAACCGCGCCGCTGACTGACAGCAATGCCACACTGGTATTGAAAGACGATAACGGCGACCCGACCGCGTTCGGCAAGGTGAGCAAACTCGACGACAAGGTCACCACCGACCCTACCGATGCCAGCGGCTCGCCTTACAGCAAGGCCAACGCCTACATGATGCACACTTATCTGGAGCATATCCTGCCTGACCATAACCCCGGACTCAGCCTGGTGTGGCTGCGCAACCCGGATTCCACCCAGCATAATTACGGCCCCGGTACGGCCAATGCGCGCGATGCGCTGCACGCGCAGGACAAGCTGCTGGGCGAGCTGCAGGCAAAGCTCAAGGCACTGCATCTGGCGAACACCACTGATATCGTGGTGGTTTCCGATCACGGCCACAGCACGGTGGCAGGCGACGCAACCTGGTTCCCGCTGCGCGTGATCGCCGACGGCAAGCCCGGACAGACCAGCGAACTGGCCTATTCGGTTTCAGGGGATGTGCGCACGGCCGATCTGCTCACCCGCGCCGGCTTCACTGCGTTTGACGGCAAGGGCTGCCTGCTGGATCCGGTGATGTCCGGCATCCGCGCCGACAACGTGCCGGTCTATGCCACCCGGACCGACAAGGACGGCAGCGTTTGCGGCAAGCCGGGGCAGCAGTACACCACGGCCAGTTTCAAGGTTCCCGCCACATTGCCGCTGGACAAGCACCCTGTCGTGATCGCCGCCAACGGCGGCAGCGATTACCTGTATCTGCCCGACCACGATGCGGATACCGTCGCCAGAGTGGTGCGCTTCGTGCAGTCGCGCCCGGAATACGGTGCAGTCTTCGTCGACAGCCGCTACGGCAAACTGCCCGGCACGCTGCCGCTGCAACTGGTGCATCTGGAAAATACCGAGGGACGCAATCCTGACGTGGTAGTGAGCTTCAATTTCAACGACAAGGCTGTCGTCCAGGGCATGCCCGGCACGGAATACGAAAGCGCCGGCAACAATCGCGGCATGCACGGCAGTTTCAGCCCGATCGACGTGCATAACACCCTGATCGCTTACGGCCCGGATTTCCGCCGCAGCTACCGCGATATCGCGCCTAGCGGCAACGTCGACGTGGCGCCCACCATCGCACACATCATGGGCCTGAAACTGGCCGGAGACGGGCACGACGGACGCGTGCTGATGGAAGCCTTGCGCACTACCGGCGCCGGTTACAAACCCAAAATGACCCGGCATGTCATGCTGTCTTCCCGTGTCGATGACCTGATCGTCGTTTACCCTACGGACCCCGACGGCAAGGACATCAACAGCAGTCAGCATCATTATCGGATCGAGCTGAATACGCATACGCTGTACCAGCACGGCAAGCCGTATACCTATTTTGACAGCGCAAAGGCAATCCGCAACTGA
- the trpC gene encoding indole-3-glycerol phosphate synthase TrpC: MSDILDKILATKQREIAVAQSQISLDEIKTRAIAMPAPRDFVGAIRQRVAQQRPAVIAEIKRASPSKGLLRADFQPAEIARTYAQHGAACLSVLTDRDYFQGSAKYLIAARAACELPVLRKDFMIDPYQVYEARAMGADCILLIVAALSLTQMQELEAIANELGMAVLVESHSSEELDIALQLDTPLQGINNRNLRTFETSLDTTLQLLNQIDANRIVITESGIHSRADVERMQAHQVHGFLVGEAFMRADDPGVELARLFG, from the coding sequence ATGTCTGACATCCTCGATAAAATCCTCGCCACCAAACAACGCGAAATCGCTGTCGCGCAAAGCCAGATATCGTTAGACGAAATCAAGACGCGCGCCATCGCCATGCCCGCGCCGCGCGACTTTGTCGGTGCCATCCGCCAGCGCGTAGCACAGCAGCGCCCCGCCGTCATCGCCGAAATCAAACGCGCCAGCCCCTCCAAAGGTCTGCTCCGCGCCGATTTTCAGCCGGCTGAAATTGCCAGAACCTACGCCCAGCATGGTGCAGCGTGTTTGTCAGTGCTCACCGACCGCGATTATTTTCAGGGTAGCGCCAAGTATCTGATTGCCGCCCGCGCCGCCTGCGAGCTGCCGGTATTGCGCAAGGATTTCATGATCGACCCATATCAGGTGTATGAGGCCAGAGCCATGGGCGCCGACTGCATCCTGCTCATCGTCGCCGCCCTCAGCCTGACGCAGATGCAGGAACTGGAAGCGATAGCCAATGAATTAGGCATGGCCGTCCTCGTCGAATCGCACAGCAGCGAAGAACTCGATATCGCCCTGCAACTCGACACCCCGCTGCAAGGCATCAACAACCGCAACCTGCGCACCTTCGAAACCAGCCTCGACACCACGCTGCAACTACTGAACCAGATCGACGCCAACCGCATCGTCATCACCGAAAGCGGCATCCACAGCCGCGCCGATGTCGAGCGGATGCAGGCGCATCAGGTGCATGGGTTTCTGGTGGGCGAAGCGTTCATGCGGGCGGATGATCCGGGGGTGGAGCTGGCGCGGTTGTTTGGCTAA
- the trpD gene encoding anthranilate phosphoribosyltransferase, with protein MINAPQLLNQLLERQDLSREQMLALMHAVMGGELPPTLIAAFLVALRCKGETITELAAAAEVMRALSIKVPLAGVANLVDTCGTGGDGAHTFNISTASAFVAAAAGAKVAKHGGRSVSSTSGSADVLEALGVNVNLTPEQVAQCVQQVGIGFMFAPNHHSAMKHAAPVRRELGVRTLFNLLGPMTNPASAPNQVMGVFSRDLTAKLAQVLHTLGSEHVMVVHAADGMDELSLSGISYVAELNHGQVSEYEITPEQFGLARADNSSLKVDSAASAKTMLVDAITNRHRAASDIVALNAGAAIYVAGIAVSLAEGVALAMQQITSGAAQRKLEQLIDYSQHV; from the coding sequence ATGATTAACGCACCTCAACTGCTCAATCAATTGCTGGAGCGGCAGGACCTCAGCCGCGAGCAAATGCTCGCGCTGATGCACGCAGTGATGGGTGGCGAACTGCCACCCACGCTGATCGCCGCCTTCCTCGTCGCCTTGCGCTGCAAAGGCGAAACCATCACCGAACTCGCCGCCGCTGCTGAAGTCATGCGCGCGCTGTCGATCAAAGTACCGTTAGCCGGCGTCGCAAATCTGGTCGACACCTGCGGCACCGGCGGCGACGGCGCACACACCTTCAACATTTCCACCGCATCGGCGTTCGTCGCTGCCGCCGCCGGCGCCAAGGTTGCCAAACACGGTGGCCGTTCGGTATCGTCCACCTCCGGCAGTGCCGACGTGCTCGAAGCACTGGGTGTCAACGTCAACCTCACCCCGGAACAGGTCGCGCAGTGCGTACAACAAGTCGGCATCGGCTTCATGTTCGCGCCCAACCATCACAGCGCGATGAAACACGCCGCACCGGTGCGGCGCGAACTGGGTGTACGCACCCTGTTCAATCTGCTCGGGCCGATGACCAACCCCGCCAGCGCCCCCAATCAGGTGATGGGCGTATTTTCCCGCGACCTCACTGCCAAGCTGGCGCAGGTGCTGCATACCCTGGGCAGCGAGCATGTCATGGTGGTGCACGCCGCAGACGGCATGGATGAACTGAGTCTGAGCGGCATCAGCTACGTCGCCGAGCTCAACCACGGCCAGGTCAGCGAATACGAAATCACTCCCGAACAATTCGGCCTCGCCCGCGCCGACAACAGCAGCCTGAAAGTGGATAGCGCCGCTTCCGCCAAAACCATGCTGGTCGACGCCATCACCAACCGGCACCGCGCCGCCAGCGACATCGTCGCGCTCAATGCCGGCGCCGCCATCTACGTCGCCGGTATCGCCGTCAGCCTGGCCGAAGGCGTCGCGCTGGCGATGCAGCAAATCACCTCCGGCGCCGCGCAGCGCAAGCTCGAACAACTGATAGATTACAGCCAACATGTCTGA
- a CDS encoding aminodeoxychorismate/anthranilate synthase component II encodes MLLMIDNYDSFTYNLVQYFGELGEEVRVFRNDEIDLDAITALKPDHIVISPGPCTPTEAGISVPVIKAFAGKVPILGVCLGHQSIGQAFGGKIVRAQQLMHGKTSMIHHKDTGVFAGLPNPLRATRYHSLVIERSSLPDCLGITAWTDDGEIMGVRHKTLPIEGVQFHPESILTEYGHEMLANFLKIKA; translated from the coding sequence ATGTTACTGATGATCGACAACTACGATTCGTTCACCTACAACCTGGTGCAGTATTTCGGCGAGCTGGGCGAAGAGGTGCGCGTGTTCCGCAACGATGAAATCGACCTCGACGCCATCACCGCGCTCAAACCCGACCACATTGTCATTTCCCCCGGCCCGTGCACGCCCACCGAAGCCGGCATCTCCGTGCCGGTAATCAAGGCTTTCGCCGGCAAGGTGCCTATCCTCGGTGTCTGCCTGGGTCACCAGAGCATCGGCCAGGCCTTCGGCGGCAAGATCGTGCGCGCGCAACAGCTGATGCACGGCAAAACCTCGATGATCCACCACAAGGACACCGGCGTGTTCGCCGGCCTGCCCAATCCGCTGCGCGCCACGCGTTATCACTCGCTGGTGATCGAGCGCAGCAGTCTGCCGGATTGCCTGGGGATCACCGCCTGGACCGACGACGGCGAAATCATGGGCGTGCGCCACAAGACCCTGCCGATCGAGGGCGTGCAATTCCACCCTGAGTCCATCCTCACCGAATACGGCCATGAAATGCTGGCCAACTTCCTCAAAATCAAAGCGTAA
- the trpE gene encoding anthranilate synthase component I — MTEQQFFELARQGYNRIPLTRELPADLDTPLAVYLKLANAPYSYLLESVVGGEQFGRYSFIGLPAHTVLRVHGHVVTIETDGVKVEQHDSADPLSFIESVLKRYRAADLPGLPRFDGGLAGYFGYDTVRYIEKRLADTHKNDTLHTPDSLLLLTEELVVVDNLSSSLTLIVYVDPLEPDAYSKGYVRLNQLTAQLRAPLAAPHTEAIAPAEVVSEFGEDAFKAAVSRAQEYILAGDIMQVVLSQRMSRPFNASPLTLYRALRSLNPSPYMFYYDMGGFHVVGASPEILVRLEDDTVTVRPIAGTRPRGASRESDAALATELLADPKECAEHLQLLDLGRNDAGRVAITGSVKVTENMQIERYSHVMHIVSNVEGKLKPGLSAMDVLRATFPAGTVSGAPKVRAMEIIDELEPSKRGIYAGAVGYLSFNGAMDLAIAIRTAVIKDNMLYVQAGAGIVADSIPENEWIETQNKARAVIRAAELAQAGLEGAGE; from the coding sequence ATGACTGAACAGCAATTCTTTGAACTGGCCCGCCAGGGCTACAACCGTATTCCGTTGACCCGCGAATTGCCTGCGGATCTGGATACGCCATTAGCGGTCTATCTGAAACTCGCCAACGCACCGTATTCGTATCTGCTCGAATCCGTGGTTGGTGGCGAGCAGTTCGGCCGTTATTCCTTCATCGGCCTGCCTGCACACACCGTACTGCGCGTGCACGGCCATGTCGTCACCATCGAAACCGATGGCGTCAAAGTCGAGCAGCATGACAGCGCTGACCCGTTAAGCTTTATCGAATCCGTGCTCAAGCGTTACCGTGCCGCCGACCTGCCTGGCCTGCCCCGCTTCGACGGCGGTCTCGCGGGTTATTTCGGCTACGATACGGTGCGCTATATCGAAAAGCGTCTGGCCGATACTCACAAGAACGACACGCTGCACACGCCGGACAGTCTGCTGCTGCTCACCGAAGAACTGGTAGTGGTCGACAACCTGAGCAGCTCGCTGACCCTGATCGTGTATGTCGACCCGCTGGAGCCCGATGCCTACAGTAAAGGTTATGTACGTCTCAACCAGCTCACCGCGCAGTTGCGCGCACCGCTGGCCGCGCCACATACCGAAGCCATTGCCCCGGCTGAAGTCGTGTCCGAATTTGGCGAAGATGCCTTCAAGGCCGCGGTCAGCCGCGCACAGGAGTACATCCTCGCCGGTGACATCATGCAGGTGGTGCTGAGCCAGCGGATGTCGCGCCCGTTCAACGCCAGCCCCCTGACCCTGTACCGTGCGCTGCGCAGCCTCAACCCGTCGCCGTACATGTTCTATTACGACATGGGTGGCTTCCATGTCGTCGGCGCTTCCCCGGAAATCCTGGTGCGTCTGGAAGACGACACGGTCACGGTGCGCCCGATCGCCGGAACCCGTCCGCGTGGCGCCAGCCGCGAATCCGATGCTGCGCTTGCGACCGAACTGCTGGCCGATCCGAAAGAATGCGCCGAGCACCTGCAACTGCTCGACCTCGGCCGCAACGACGCCGGACGCGTCGCCATCACTGGTAGCGTCAAGGTCACTGAAAACATGCAGATCGAGCGCTACTCGCATGTCATGCACATCGTCTCCAACGTCGAAGGCAAACTCAAGCCCGGCCTCAGCGCGATGGACGTGCTGCGCGCCACCTTCCCCGCCGGTACGGTATCCGGCGCCCCCAAAGTGCGCGCGATGGAGATCATCGACGAGCTGGAGCCGAGCAAGCGCGGCATCTATGCGGGCGCAGTCGGCTACCTCAGCTTTAACGGCGCGATGGATCTGGCCATCGCCATCCGCACTGCGGTGATCAAGGACAACATGCTCTACGTCCAGGCTGGTGCAGGTATCGTCGCCGACTCCATCCCAGAGAACGAATGGATAGAAACCCAGAACAAGGCCCGTGCCGTGATCCGCGCCGCCGAACTGGCGCAAGCAGGTCTGGAAGGAGCGGGAGAATAA
- a CDS encoding phosphoglycolate phosphatase, giving the protein MEFPIKIKAVVIDLDGTLLNTAPDLAYAAELMMAELGMPAPPLDTIKTYIGNGVSRLAKRVLTGDMDAEPDTELFARAFPIYEKHYGENVSKYSRPFDGVVAGLEAFRAMGVHIACITNKAEKYTIPLLRDTGLLDYFELVLSGDALPKRKPDPMPLLHACKHFGIEPSELLLIGDSLNDTQAARAAGCPVFCVPYGYNRGRAVSELDLDAVTPTLLDASKLVVKAN; this is encoded by the coding sequence ATGGAATTCCCGATTAAAATCAAGGCAGTGGTGATCGACCTCGACGGCACTTTGCTCAACACCGCACCCGACCTGGCTTACGCTGCGGAACTGATGATGGCCGAGCTCGGCATGCCGGCTCCGCCGCTGGACACCATCAAGACCTACATCGGCAATGGCGTGTCACGCCTGGCCAAACGCGTCTTGACCGGCGACATGGACGCAGAACCGGACACAGAGCTGTTTGCCCGCGCATTCCCGATCTACGAAAAGCACTACGGCGAAAATGTCTCCAAGTATTCGCGCCCGTTCGATGGCGTGGTTGCCGGCCTGGAAGCATTCCGCGCGATGGGCGTGCATATCGCCTGCATCACCAACAAGGCTGAAAAGTACACCATCCCCCTGTTGCGCGACACCGGTCTGCTGGATTACTTCGAGCTGGTGCTGTCCGGTGACGCGTTGCCCAAGCGCAAGCCTGACCCGATGCCGCTGCTGCACGCGTGCAAGCACTTTGGTATCGAGCCGTCGGAATTGCTGCTGATCGGCGATTCGCTGAATGATACTCAGGCGGCACGTGCCGCCGGTTGCCCGGTATTCTGCGTGCCGTACGGCTACAACCGCGGCCGTGCGGTCAGCGAACTGGATCTGGATGCGGTCACGCCGACGTTGCTTGACGCATCAAAATTAGTCGTCAAGGCCAATTAA